A single window of Channa argus isolate prfri chromosome 12, Channa argus male v1.0, whole genome shotgun sequence DNA harbors:
- the LOC137138162 gene encoding ladderlectin-like isoform X1 encodes MKILAVCVLGCAVVVLVGAAAVEEEKAQNDQTGINNLDKRYTLYHRGWSRINGRDFFFVPSLMTWYQAEKYCQSIGANLASVHNALEHRWLQKLIFVATHYYKEAWIGGSDAQQKGIWFWSDGSRFRYTYWCRGEPNNSYGRQHCLQINQGAHNCWGDLQCYTRRPSICVKKRC; translated from the exons ATGAAgattctggctgtgtgtgtcctTGGTTGTGCTGTGGTGGTTCTGGTTGGAGCAGCA GCTGTTGAAGAAGAAAAGGCCCAAAATGATCaaacag GCATAAACAACCTGGACAAGCGATACACGTTGTACCATCGTGGTTGGTCTCGGATTAATGGTCGCGATTTCTTCTTCGTTCCCTCTCTCATGACTTGGTATCAAGCTGAG AAATACTGTCAGTCTATCGGTGCAAACCTTGCGTCAGTGCACAACGCACTCGAACACCGATGGCTTCAGAAGCTGATATTTGTTGCCACTCACTACTACAAAGAAGCATGGATTGGAGGATCTGATGCACAACAG AAAGGTATCTGGTTCTGGAGTGATGGCAGTCGTTTCCGCTATACATACTGGTGTCGAGGAGAACCTAATAACTCTTATGGCCGGCAGCACTGTTTGCAAATTAATCAAGGAG CTCATAACTGCTGGGGTGATCTTCAATGTTACACTCGTCGTCCATCTATCTGTGTAAAGAAAAGATGTTGA
- the LOC137138162 gene encoding ladderlectin-like isoform X2: MKILAVCVLGCAVVVLVGAAEEKAQNDQTGINNLDKRYTLYHRGWSRINGRDFFFVPSLMTWYQAEKYCQSIGANLASVHNALEHRWLQKLIFVATHYYKEAWIGGSDAQQKGIWFWSDGSRFRYTYWCRGEPNNSYGRQHCLQINQGAHNCWGDLQCYTRRPSICVKKRC; the protein is encoded by the exons ATGAAgattctggctgtgtgtgtcctTGGTTGTGCTGTGGTGGTTCTGGTTGGAGCAGCAG AAGAAAAGGCCCAAAATGATCaaacag GCATAAACAACCTGGACAAGCGATACACGTTGTACCATCGTGGTTGGTCTCGGATTAATGGTCGCGATTTCTTCTTCGTTCCCTCTCTCATGACTTGGTATCAAGCTGAG AAATACTGTCAGTCTATCGGTGCAAACCTTGCGTCAGTGCACAACGCACTCGAACACCGATGGCTTCAGAAGCTGATATTTGTTGCCACTCACTACTACAAAGAAGCATGGATTGGAGGATCTGATGCACAACAG AAAGGTATCTGGTTCTGGAGTGATGGCAGTCGTTTCCGCTATACATACTGGTGTCGAGGAGAACCTAATAACTCTTATGGCCGGCAGCACTGTTTGCAAATTAATCAAGGAG CTCATAACTGCTGGGGTGATCTTCAATGTTACACTCGTCGTCCATCTATCTGTGTAAAGAAAAGATGTTGA
- the LOC137138162 gene encoding ladderlectin-like isoform X3 produces the protein MKILAVCVLGCAVVVLVGAAEKAQNDQTGINNLDKRYTLYHRGWSRINGRDFFFVPSLMTWYQAEKYCQSIGANLASVHNALEHRWLQKLIFVATHYYKEAWIGGSDAQQKGIWFWSDGSRFRYTYWCRGEPNNSYGRQHCLQINQGAHNCWGDLQCYTRRPSICVKKRC, from the exons ATGAAgattctggctgtgtgtgtcctTGGTTGTGCTGTGGTGGTTCTGGTTGGAGCAGCAG AAAAGGCCCAAAATGATCaaacag GCATAAACAACCTGGACAAGCGATACACGTTGTACCATCGTGGTTGGTCTCGGATTAATGGTCGCGATTTCTTCTTCGTTCCCTCTCTCATGACTTGGTATCAAGCTGAG AAATACTGTCAGTCTATCGGTGCAAACCTTGCGTCAGTGCACAACGCACTCGAACACCGATGGCTTCAGAAGCTGATATTTGTTGCCACTCACTACTACAAAGAAGCATGGATTGGAGGATCTGATGCACAACAG AAAGGTATCTGGTTCTGGAGTGATGGCAGTCGTTTCCGCTATACATACTGGTGTCGAGGAGAACCTAATAACTCTTATGGCCGGCAGCACTGTTTGCAAATTAATCAAGGAG CTCATAACTGCTGGGGTGATCTTCAATGTTACACTCGTCGTCCATCTATCTGTGTAAAGAAAAGATGTTGA
- the LOC137138162 gene encoding ladderlectin-like isoform X5, producing the protein MKILAVCVLGCAVVVLVGAAGINNLDKRYTLYHRGWSRINGRDFFFVPSLMTWYQAEKYCQSIGANLASVHNALEHRWLQKLIFVATHYYKEAWIGGSDAQQKGIWFWSDGSRFRYTYWCRGEPNNSYGRQHCLQINQGAHNCWGDLQCYTRRPSICVKKRC; encoded by the exons ATGAAgattctggctgtgtgtgtcctTGGTTGTGCTGTGGTGGTTCTGGTTGGAGCAGCAG GCATAAACAACCTGGACAAGCGATACACGTTGTACCATCGTGGTTGGTCTCGGATTAATGGTCGCGATTTCTTCTTCGTTCCCTCTCTCATGACTTGGTATCAAGCTGAG AAATACTGTCAGTCTATCGGTGCAAACCTTGCGTCAGTGCACAACGCACTCGAACACCGATGGCTTCAGAAGCTGATATTTGTTGCCACTCACTACTACAAAGAAGCATGGATTGGAGGATCTGATGCACAACAG AAAGGTATCTGGTTCTGGAGTGATGGCAGTCGTTTCCGCTATACATACTGGTGTCGAGGAGAACCTAATAACTCTTATGGCCGGCAGCACTGTTTGCAAATTAATCAAGGAG CTCATAACTGCTGGGGTGATCTTCAATGTTACACTCGTCGTCCATCTATCTGTGTAAAGAAAAGATGTTGA
- the LOC137138162 gene encoding ladderlectin-like isoform X4: MKILAVCVLGCAVVVLVGAAAVEEEKAQNDQTGINNLDKRYTLYHRGWSRINGRDFFFVPSLMTWYQAEKYCQSIGANLASVHNALEHRWLQKLIFVATHYYKEAWIGGSDAQQVSGSGVMAVVSAIHTGVEENLITLMAGSTVCKLIKELITAGVIFNVTLVVHLSV, encoded by the exons ATGAAgattctggctgtgtgtgtcctTGGTTGTGCTGTGGTGGTTCTGGTTGGAGCAGCA GCTGTTGAAGAAGAAAAGGCCCAAAATGATCaaacag GCATAAACAACCTGGACAAGCGATACACGTTGTACCATCGTGGTTGGTCTCGGATTAATGGTCGCGATTTCTTCTTCGTTCCCTCTCTCATGACTTGGTATCAAGCTGAG AAATACTGTCAGTCTATCGGTGCAAACCTTGCGTCAGTGCACAACGCACTCGAACACCGATGGCTTCAGAAGCTGATATTTGTTGCCACTCACTACTACAAAGAAGCATGGATTGGAGGATCTGATGCACAACAG GTATCTGGTTCTGGAGTGATGGCAGTCGTTTCCGCTATACATACTGGTGTCGAGGAGAACCTAATAACTCTTATGGCCGGCAGCACTGTTTGCAAATTAATCAAGGAG CTCATAACTGCTGGGGTGATCTTCAATGTTACACTCGTCGTCCATCTATCTGTGTAA
- the LOC137138161 gene encoding ladderlectin-like isoform X1: MKILAMCVLGCAVVVLVGAAAVEEEKAQNDQTERNNLDKRYTLYHRGWSRINGRDFFYVRSPMTWYQAEKYCQSIGANLASVHNALEHRWLQKLIFVATHYYKEAWIGGSDAQQKGIWFWSDGSRFRYTYWCRGEPNNSYGRQHCLQMNQGAHNCWGDLQCYTRRPSICVKKRC; encoded by the exons ATGAAGATTCTGGCTATGTGTGTCCTTGGTTGTGCTGTGGTGGTTCTGGTTGGAGCAGCAG CTGTTGAAGAAGAAAAGGCCCAAAATGATCaaacag AAAGAAACAACCTGGACAAGCGATACACGTTGTACCATCGTGGTTGGTCTCGGATTAATGGTCGCGATTTCTTCTACGTTCGCTCTCCCATGACTTGGTATCAAGCCGAG AAATACTGTCAGTCTATCGGTGCAAACCTTGCGTCAGTGCACAACGCACTCGAACACCGATGGCTTCAGAAGCTGATATTTGTTGCCACTCACTACTACAAAGAAGCATGGATTGGAGGATCTGATGCACAACAG AAAGGTATCTGGTTCTGGAGTGATGGCAGTCGTTTCCGCTATACATACTGGTGTCGAGGAGAACCTAATAACTCTTATGGCCGGCAgcactgtttgcaaatgaatcAAGGAG CTCATAACTGCTGGGGTGATCTTCAATGTTACACTCGTCGTCCATCTATCTGTGTAAAGAAAAGATGTTGA
- the LOC137138161 gene encoding ladderlectin-like isoform X2, translated as MKILAMCVLGCAVVVLVGAAAVEEEKAQNDQTERNNLDKRYTLYHRGWSRINGRDFFYVRSPMTWYQAEKYCQSIGANLASVHNALEHRWLQKLIFVATHYYKEAWIGGSDAQQVSGSGVMAVVSAIHTGVEENLITLMAGSTVCK; from the exons ATGAAGATTCTGGCTATGTGTGTCCTTGGTTGTGCTGTGGTGGTTCTGGTTGGAGCAGCAG CTGTTGAAGAAGAAAAGGCCCAAAATGATCaaacag AAAGAAACAACCTGGACAAGCGATACACGTTGTACCATCGTGGTTGGTCTCGGATTAATGGTCGCGATTTCTTCTACGTTCGCTCTCCCATGACTTGGTATCAAGCCGAG AAATACTGTCAGTCTATCGGTGCAAACCTTGCGTCAGTGCACAACGCACTCGAACACCGATGGCTTCAGAAGCTGATATTTGTTGCCACTCACTACTACAAAGAAGCATGGATTGGAGGATCTGATGCACAACAG GTATCTGGTTCTGGAGTGATGGCAGTCGTTTCCGCTATACATACTGGTGTCGAGGAGAACCTAATAACTCTTATGGCCGGCAgcactgtttgcaaatga
- the LOC137138160 gene encoding ladderlectin-like, which translates to MKILAVCVLGCAVVVLVGAAAVEEEKAQNDQTERRNLNKRTVLSLHGWSRINGRYFHFVPKPMTWAQAEKNCQSIGANLASVHNTYEYHEIQRLITTATHEYKETWIGGSDAQQEGTWLWSDGRSLQYTNWAPGEPNNIHGRQHCLQMNHGAQKSWDDIECHVQRPSVCEKRSC; encoded by the exons ATGAAgattctggctgtgtgtgtcctTGGTTGTGCTGTGGTGGTTCTGGTTGGAGCAGCAG CTGTTGAAGAAGAAAAGGCCCAAAATGATCaaacag AACGCAGGAACCTGAACAAGCGAACCGTGTTATCCCTACATGGTTGGTCTCGAATTAATGGTCGCTATTTCCACTTCGTTCCCAAACCCATGACTTGGGCTCAAGCCGAG AAAAACTGTCAGTCCATTGGTGCAAACCTTGCATCAGTGCACAACACGTACGAATACCACGAAATTCAGAGGTTGATAACGACTGCCACTCATGAGTACAAAGAAACATGGATTGGAGGATCTGATGCACAACag GAAGGTACTTGGCTCTGGAGTGACGGAAGGTCACTCCAGTATACAAACTGGGCTCCAGGAGAACCTAATAACATTCATGGCCGGCAgcactgtttgcaaatgaatcATGGAG CTCAGAAGTCCTGGGATGATATTGAATGTCACGTCCAACGTCCATCTGTCTGCGAAAAGAGAAGTTGTTGA